The DNA region CCTACTCCTCTCGTTCGTCGGCCAACTGGAACAGCTTCCCGTACTCCTCGGGCAGTTGCGCTCGCACGTCCTCCATCTCGCCGGGCGGGACGACGTCGTTCACGAGCGCGACGATAGCCTGCGCGTGATACGTCGCGTCGCTCCTGTCGATGGGGTCGGTCGACCCCTCGCGCTCGGCGACGCGGTCGACGAACTCGTCGAAGGCGAAGCGTTGACCGGAGTCCGCGTCGAGCAGGTAGCGGTCGATCTCCATCGGAAGCGGGCCGGCGAGGTCCTGTGCCTCGCCTTCCTGCAGTCGCTCGCCGAGCGTGGTGAGCGTCGCCCGGATAGCGCGGACCGATTCGCCGGTATCCGGTAGTTCGAGTCGATTCTGGACCTGACCGGTGAACTCGTCGAAGTTCATCTGTCCTCCTCCGCGTAGGTTCGCGACGCGCGGATCCATAACTGTCGACCCGCCCGTTCGAGCGGCGCGCGGCCGCGCGGACATCGTCGGCCCACGTTCTCCTCAGTGGGTCGCGCAGCCGTCTTCGCCGGACCGCGCACGCGTCCTCGATGGGTCGGTAAATACAAGCAGGATCTATCTCCCCGACTGTAACGATTTATCACGTGCGATGGTTCGAGAGTTCACCGAAGACGATCGGAGCAAAGACGTCGTGACCGCCGAGGGCGACCGGGTGGGAACGATACGCGAGGTAAACGGCGACCGCGCGACCGTCGACCGCGA from Haloprofundus halobius includes:
- a CDS encoding DUF2267 domain-containing protein — protein: MNFDEFTGQVQNRLELPDTGESVRAIRATLTTLGERLQEGEAQDLAGPLPMEIDRYLLDADSGQRFAFDEFVDRVAEREGSTDPIDRSDATYHAQAIVALVNDVVPPGEMEDVRAQLPEEYGKLFQLADEREE